A DNA window from Helianthus annuus cultivar XRQ/B chromosome 15, HanXRQr2.0-SUNRISE, whole genome shotgun sequence contains the following coding sequences:
- the LOC110907040 gene encoding uncharacterized protein LOC110907040 → MAMISLKARWFMIRTGRKFIGKKVASDETKAAKEQNVAEKVKPKADDVHVQSDEEEKAKADFVAYMADLSKATGEKKESQYIKKIKSCEAEVQTLTEKLNKELQVIDLAHETMRDKTKELSDKCKELSDSQVKIVELQRKIDQFRNTSFVMNHMMGNLKKSIDRTMMGFNEVPPVHQDYTFLPHEDDLTNFVYGVVVVEPMTVEVLDSSASENDGESEYEVADVKNEIKQNTVFDELLRRLINLCYVDSGCSRHMTGDKRLLTYFEETNGAYVNFAGAKGGKITVQGKVTNRKIMLDKVNYVELFKHNLMSVSQVCDNGYSVHFTKFEA, encoded by the exons ATGGCTATGATATCTCTCAAGGCTAGATGGTTCATGATTAGAACTGGCAGGAAGTTCATTGGGAAGAAG GTAGCAAGTGATGAAACCAAAGCTGCCAAAGAACAGAATGTTGCGGAAAAGGTCAAGCCTAAGGCTGATGATGTACATGTGCAATCTGATGAAGAAGAGAAGGCCAAAGCTGACTTTGTTGCATATATGGCTGATTTGAGTAAAGCTACTGGTGAA AAAAAAGAGTCTCAAtacataaagaaaataaaatcATGCGAAGCTGAAGTTCAAACTTTAactgaaaaattaaataaagagcTTCAAGTGATAGATTTAGCACATGAGACAATGAGAGATAAAACAAAGGAGCTATCTGACAAGTGCAAAGAATTGTCTGATTCACAAGTTAAGATTGTTGAGCTTCAAAGAAAAATAGACCAATTTAGAAACACATCTTTTGTAATGAATCACATGATGGGAAACTTAAAAAAGAGTATTGATCGAACAATGATGGGATTTAATGAAGTTCCTCCTGTTCATCAGGACTATACATTTTTACCACATGAAGATGATTTAACAAATTTTGTGTATGGTGTAGTTGTGGTTGAGCCGATGACCGTCGAAGTACTTGATAGTTCCGCATCTGAGAATGATGGTGAATCTGAGTATGAAGTGGCTGATGTTAAGAATGAAATCaaacaaaacactgtttttgat GAACTGCTAAGGAGACTGATCAACTTGTGCTATGTTGACAGTGgttgctccaggcacatgacgggggataaGAGGTTGCTTACATATTTTGAAGAAACTAATGGAGCGTATGTGAACTTCGCAGGAGCAAAAGGTGGAAAGATAACAGTTCAAGGAAAAGTGACCAATAGGAAGATAATGTTGGACAAAGTCAACTATGTCGAGTTGTTCAAACACAATTTGATGAGCGTGTCGCAAGTCTGTGACAATGGTTACTCTGTCCACTTTACCAAGTTTGAAGCATAG